Within Runella rosea, the genomic segment ATACAACCAATTTGCTGGCGTTGGCCATTGAAGCGGCCCGAGTTCGTGCTACACTGGGGGAGATTTCGGATGCAATGGAAAACGTTTTTGGAAGATATAAGGCCGTGATACGTTCTATTTCAGGAGTTTACAGCGCGGAGGTTTCGGACGATGAGAATTTCCGAATTGCCCGCGAAATGACCGACCGCTTTGCTGAGCTGGAAGGCCGTCGACCACGAATCATGGTGGCCAAAATGGGTCAGGATGGCCACGACCGGGGAGCCAAAGTCATCGCGACGAGTTTTGCCGATTTGGGCTTCGATGTCGACATGGGTCCCTTGTTTCAAACGCCCGAAGAAACCGCCCGTCAGGCGGCTGAAAATGATGTACACATTGTGGGGGCGTCTAGCCTTGCAGCGGGGCATAAAACCCTTGTTCCTCAACTCATTGAAGAACTCAAAAAGCTTGGGCGGGAAGATATTATGGTCATTGCGGGGGGCGTTATTCCTCCGCAGGATTACGACTTTTTGTACAAAGCGGGCGTCAAAGGCGTATTTGGCCCCGGCACGGTGATTTCGGTCGCGGCCCAAAAGATTTTGAAGGAATTGATGGGAGAGTAGGGGTTTTAAGCGCACACCTCATATATTCGTGTTACAAATTGATAGTATAATTTTTATTATACAAAGCGAGACAGAGTTACTTCCCACACTTTTATTCAGCAAAACACGTCATTGTTTCACAAATAAAACTTTCATATTATGACCAGAATGGTGATAAGTTTTATCATGCTTGTGATGATAAGCTGTAGATCGAAAGGGGATTTAAACCCTCAAGGCAGGCAAACTGTTTACCCGGATTATATTTCAGTAACAGGCAACTCGGGACAGCCTGTTTCGCTTAATTGGATTATTGGTAAATCAAAAGCGTGCGGTTGGGAATGTTGGGGAGATACCACTACTTATAACTATTATCAGCCTGACTACTATGATATTTATTTATCTACTGAAAATGGAAGTTCATTTACGAAAACCTATACTGTCAAAGGTGATTTAAACGGAAGTGATTTAGCGTTACCGGATAACCGAACGTATTATATTAGGGTAAAAGCTATCTATACTAAGCTACAATTAGAGATATCTTCAAATATTATTATTTTGTCAGGAGATTCAGTTCGGCAAAGTGAGATTTTTCCATTTGTCGGCCAGATTTATACTATTGAGAAAGATGGCGATCAATATATGGCTACTCATAATGAGCCTTTATTCAATAAAGTTCACAGTAAAGTAGTTTTGACAGGAAGCAGTAAATCAGGGAAATGGGCAAATTGGATACAAGATGTTAAAACAGGTGAGCAGCGTTTTATTTGGAAAACCACAATTCCTGCTTTTGGAAAAATATCTCCTGACGGAAAAAAGGTTTTGTTAAAGGTCTCAGAAATAAACGCAGGGAGAGCGGATAGTCATAATCTGCATTTATTTGATACCCAAACTAATCAGTTTACTGCTCTTACGAATTGGAAAAAAACAATATCTAACGTTGTTTGGTCGCCTACTTCTGATTTTTGTTCAACGGTGTTCTATGAGTCCCCGGCGGGGGAAATAACATTAGCAACAATAAATATAGTAACATCTAAAATCACTATATTGAGACAGGAAAATCTCGGCAGCTTCAACAGCTTATCTTTATTGGATTGGCTTGAGAGCGACAGTAAAATTTATTTTAGTGAGATTCGTAATTTTCCCGAAGCCAATGCAAAAATGACACTGTTTACTATTGGCAAAGAAGGAGATAAGCTTACTAAAATTACAGATTTTGAGAATACAACTTATTGGTACGAATACAGCCATACCTATAATCCGACTGCTGAAAAACTGGTGTTTACAAGCCGAAGAAGTGGAAAAACAGGGATGTGGGTCAAAGATATAAAGCATAATAGGGAATATCAAATCGTTAATTCCTTAACAGACTCTTACACTCTTTTAGGATGGAAGAGTGATAATGAGCTTGTGTATCAAATCATTAGTAGTGATGGAAAAACCAACTATTATAGTTTAAACGTTCCATAGTTGCTTATAAATTGATCGCTGCCGATAAGGGAGTATGGTAAACCCCGTTTTGTCTGATTACAATTTTAGGTTTATGTTTGAGGAATAATTAGGTTTCAGGAATTCAACCATGCAACAATACCACGACTTACTTCGCCATATTTTAGCCCACGGAGCCCGCAAAACTGACCGTACGGGAACAGGAACCATCAGCGTATTTGGCTACCAGATGCGCTTTGACCTTCAGGAAGGATTTCCGCTGGTCACGACCAAAAAGGTTCATACCAAATCTATCATCCATGAGTTGCTTTGGTTTTTGAAAGGCGATACCAACACCAAATACCTCAAAGACCACGGCGTGAGCATCTGGGACGAATGGGCCGATGCCGACGGCAATCTCGGCCCCGTATACGGCAAGCAATGGCGCAGTTGGGAAGCCCCCGACGGACGCATCATTGACCAATTTCAGGACGTGTTGAAGCAACTCAAAAACAATCCTGATTCCCGACGTATTATTGTATCGGCTTGGAATCCAGCCGATTTGAATAAAATGGCCCTGTCACCCTGCCACGCGTTGTTTCAGTTTTATGTGGCAGATAATAAACTCTCGTGCCAGCTCTATCAGCGCAGTGCAGATGTGTTTTTGGGCGTGCCGTTCAACATCGCAAGTTACGCGCTCTTGACCATGATGATTGCGCAGGAGTGTGGCTTTGAGTACGGTGATTTTATCTGGACGGGCGGTGATACGCACATTTACCTCAACCATTTGGAGCAGGTAGAATTGCAACTATCGCGAGAATTGCGCCCGTTGCCAGTGATGAAACTAAACCCCGCCGTAAAAAGCGTATTCGATTTTAAATTTGAAGATTTTACGCTTGAAGGCTATGCGCCCTGGCCGGGCATTAAGGCTCCTGTAGCGGTGTAGTTTATAAAGGATTTCAGTAATTACAGGATTGATAAGGTTCTAAATCCTGTAATTACAATTCCTCCAAATACAGCGTATTTCCCTCTACGTTTCGCTGTATTTTTTTGCCGTTGATGGTGGTCGTAAACGTGACGGGCTCGAAGGCTTCGGCAAAATTGTCCTGAAATAGCAGCAGACGTTTGCCCGTTTTGGGATTTTTCCACACTTGTAGCCAGGGCTGATTGTGTTTGAAAGCCCGCGCAAACTCGCCCGTGTCATTTTGCCAAACCGCTTTTGTGGCATCCTGTGTCGCTCTTTGGTAATCAAAACCATAGCTTTCGCGGGTTTGGGTGCCGTCCAGAATGTGCTGATACTTAGCAAACAACTCATGCGCCTGCACCATAGTAGCTATTCCGAGGGCATCTTTGCCGATGTAATCTTCGTTGAGGGAAGGGCAAGCAGGTTGGTCTGGGCCTTGGTACTCATATACAAAATAGCCTCCCGTCTTTTGCGATTCACACGAAAGATTTCCGTTGATTTTGGAATACCTCAACGCTTGATACGGATTGTACGATTGGCCGAAAATCCAGTAGTTAGTGTAGAAAACGCGTGGGTTACAAAGGTGAATAAACACCGCATCCCGCACAAGATTCATGGGGTACATCACCCGATTGTCTAGTTGCCTGATGTAGCCTTTGGTGCCGTTGCCTACCTTAAATCGCCGTGTGTAGCTGCGCCGGGCGTCGGCGGGCTTGTCTTCGTAGGGCCAAATGAAATTGAGAAATTTTACTTTTTGAGGCACAATCAGCGATTTTAGATTGAGCACATCCAGCGTTCGCAGGTACCAGTTGACGGGCGCTTTCCAGACTTGAGGTGGTTGATCAGTGGCGTCACTGGTATTGACGGTGCTGCTGGTATAGCCAAAACCCGTCATGAGGATGGTCGGATAAGGAATTTTTACGTTTTGGATGGATTTTGCATCTTGATGAATAGCCAGATAATCATCAATGTTTTTTTTGCCAGCGCTCCAGTTGTCGTTGGCGTATCCGTCCAATGTGAAGGTTTTCCCCTTAAACCCAAATGAAGGCGCATCACCGATCCACGAATAAAACAACTTCCCGTGGCGTTTGTAAATCCGATCTGAAAGCTCATACATAATTTTCCCAAAGTTTGGGTCTGACATGTCCCAATACCATCCTTCTTCGGCTTTGCCAGGCTCAAAATCGACTGAAAAGGCGTCGGCAGTGGTGCTTTTGGCCAACCAGTCGGCTGCTTGGTCGAGTTGTTTTGAATCAAAACGGGTAATTCCCTGCTTATTTCGCGGCTTGATGTGTTTGATTAAGCCATCCACTTCACCCGCATATAGGAGTTTAAATTTAGTGGAATTAGTGTTCCAACTCACTTTTTGCAGGTTCTTAGTCGGTTCGTCAATGGGCAATGATTCAGAACCGTATTTTTTGTTAAGCAACGTAAATGCGGGTGTTTGTTTGAAAATCCGACTGTCGCCCACGGCCTCGTTATTGGGCCAAAGCGGCTGAGTATAGGCGATTTTTGACGCGGTTTTGTCCAACGAATCCCGTACCCAAAAAATGGCCTCGTAGGCAGCGGCGTATTTGGCCTGTCCAGCGGCCACGTTAAACGCAGACGTGAGCCAGCTTTCCGAATTTACATTGGTTACTTCCGTGACGTATTTTACCAGATGAATCCAGCGGTTGGGCAAAAGCGGTTGTTGCGTAAGCTGACGCGCATCCACTCGGTTGACACTGCCGTTGAGGGCATAATAGGTCGTGCGGCCCTGTTCTGGTTTTGAAGCATCGACCAAGTATAATTTATTATCGGTGCGGCGTTCAATCCGCAATTGGAGTTGTTGGTCTTCGTAGCGGTTGGGGTCAGGTTCAAATTCAAAATGAACAATAGCCGCTTGAGCACGCGGAAGGGCTTTAAGTGCAGGAACAATTTGGAGGGAGGTTGTAGGGGTGCGTTCGCCCCAAAAATACGTTGCGATTAGGTAAGTACCCGCAATGAGCCCTGCTGTTATGCCTATTTTCATGCTGTTTTTCACTTGAGAAGTTCTTTGACGTCTTGGAGGTAACGTTTTACAACTTCCAACTGTTGTATGGCCCGTTTTATTTTGCTCCGCTGACTGCGGTCCGATTCCATGATTTGGCGGGCAGCCGACAGTTTGTGTTTTTTGTGCTCAACGAGGTAGACAATTTCGTCGAGAATTTCCAAATCTGCTAATGTGTAGATGCGGTCACCGCCGCGTTTTTCGGGTTTGAGCATCGGAAACACCGATTCCCAATACCGCAGTTTAGAGGCATCAAAACCGTAGCGGGCGGCGGCTTCGTTGATGTTATAGTAGAGTTTGTGTGAATCGTCTTTCATCTTGATTCTAACGGTTTGAGGCTTTCGAGGTGGGGAGCAAGTACCGAATCCCTGGCCATTTGGGCTTTGATTTCTTGGAGTATGGTGGGGGAGAGCGTAGGCGTTCGGCTGATAATATCCACACCTTCGGGTGTAAATAGTGTCTTTGAAAACCATATTACGGCCCACTGCCCTGAGGAATCAAGTAGCGCCACTTTCCATTTGCTTTTTAGTAGGCTCAACATCCCTTTTCCACGCCAGATAAAAGTCGTTGGGTCGGTTGAGTCTTGTAAATCGTAGCCTGTAATAGTCGCTGGCTTGCCGTTTTTGCGGTACTTGACTTCATCCAATAAAGTTCTTTCTTTGTTGGCAACCAAGCTATAATTGAATGTTGGATGGGTTTTGTTTCCCTTGAGCCACATCGGAAAATTGGTGACGCAAATAAACCAAGTGCCCACCAATGTATGAAGTACTTTGTCCATGATGAAAAAGTAAAATGAGATATTTATACTTCTTCGCCCTGTAACTGCTTCTCATATAGCTCTTTATAGACACCGTTTTGGTCCATTAAAAGTTCGTGAGTGCCTTGCTCAACGATTCGCCCTTCGTCCAACACAATGATGAAATCGGCCAATTTTGCCGAAGAAACCCGGTGCGAAATGATGACCGACGTACGGTCTTTCATGATGCGGCTCATGTTGTTCAAAATGGTGTTTTCGGTTTGCGTATCTACGGCAGAAAGGCAGTCGTCCAAAATCAATATTTTGGGGTCGCGGGCAATGGCGCGGGCGATTGAAAGACGTTGTTTTTGGCCCCCCGAAAGCGTTATGCCTCGCTCACCAACGCGGGTATTAAATCCTTCGGGAAACTCAATAATGTTGGCGTAAAGGTCAGCGTCTTTGGTGGCTTGTTCAATTTTTTCAAACGACATTTCGGTTGAGCCAAACGACACGTTGGATTCGATGCTGTCGGAGAATAAAAATACATCTTGTGGTACGTAGCCCATTTGCCCGCGTAGCGATTGCAGTTTGAAATCTTTAATAGGAATACCGTCAATCGAAATGTCGCCTTCGGTGGGGTCGTACAGGCGCATGAGCAGATTAGCGACCGTACTCTTACCTGAGCCTGTCGTGCCCAAGATGGCCACAGTTTCCCCCGATTTTACGCTCAGATTAAAGTTTTTGAGCGCTTTGATACCCGTATCGGGATAGTCAAAACTGACATTGCGGAAATGAATATCCCCCGCAATCTCATGTTCTAGGTTTTTGGTGGAAACCAAATCCGTTTTTGTGTTCAGAAACTCGTTGATGCGTTGCTGCGATGCCGCCGCCCGCTGTGTTTGGCTGGTGGTCCAGCCGAGCGCCATGACGGGCCAAGTGAGCATACTGACGTACAAAATAAACTCCGTAATGTTGCCGGGCGTTAGTCGGCCCGACATGATTTCTTGCCCACCCACGAAGACAATAAGCACGTTACTCAGTCCCACGAGGACCATGATGAATGGGTAAAATAACGAGTCTACAATGGTCAATTTTAGTGACTTATTTCGGTAATCGTTGCTTTGTTTGACGAAATTCCGCAATTGCTCATGTTCGCGGACAAAGGCTTTGATAACCCGAATGCCCGAGAACGATTCCTGAACGTAGGTCGAAACGCTGGAAAGTTGCGCCTGCAATTCTTCGGAGCGCTTCATGATGATGGTATTGACAAAATAAATGCTGAGTGATAAAATCGGGAGTGGTAGCAATACGTAAAACGTCAGTTTAGCATTGACCGAAACCATGTAGCTAATGACCAGTATAAACAGCGTGATTAAATTGATGCCGTACATGATGGACGGACCCACGTACATGCGCACTTTGCTGACATCTTCGGAGATACGCGCCATCAAATCACCCGTATTTTGGCGACGAAAGAAACTCAACGGAAGGGTCTGATAATGAGCGTAAATCTCGTTTTTGAGGTCGTACTCAATATGCCGCGACATC encodes:
- a CDS encoding thymidylate synthase; this encodes MQQYHDLLRHILAHGARKTDRTGTGTISVFGYQMRFDLQEGFPLVTTKKVHTKSIIHELLWFLKGDTNTKYLKDHGVSIWDEWADADGNLGPVYGKQWRSWEAPDGRIIDQFQDVLKQLKNNPDSRRIIVSAWNPADLNKMALSPCHALFQFYVADNKLSCQLYQRSADVFLGVPFNIASYALLTMMIAQECGFEYGDFIWTGGDTHIYLNHLEQVELQLSRELRPLPVMKLNPAVKSVFDFKFEDFTLEGYAPWPGIKAPVAV
- a CDS encoding MerR family transcriptional regulator, which gives rise to MKDDSHKLYYNINEAAARYGFDASKLRYWESVFPMLKPEKRGGDRIYTLADLEILDEIVYLVEHKKHKLSAARQIMESDRSQRSKIKRAIQQLEVVKRYLQDVKELLK
- a CDS encoding lipocalin family protein, whose translation is MDKVLHTLVGTWFICVTNFPMWLKGNKTHPTFNYSLVANKERTLLDEVKYRKNGKPATITGYDLQDSTDPTTFIWRGKGMLSLLKSKWKVALLDSSGQWAVIWFSKTLFTPEGVDIISRTPTLSPTILQEIKAQMARDSVLAPHLESLKPLESR
- a CDS encoding ABC transporter ATP-binding protein, giving the protein MKALAHLNKYLVKYKWYLILGTVFTIISNLFGIIPAQLVRYALDLVKDTLDVYFLFKGSSLQANLYDIFAFSILLYGILILIMALLKGIFLFLVRQTLIVMSRHIEYDLKNEIYAHYQTLPLSFFRRQNTGDLMARISEDVSKVRMYVGPSIMYGINLITLFILVISYMVSVNAKLTFYVLLPLPILSLSIYFVNTIIMKRSEELQAQLSSVSTYVQESFSGIRVIKAFVREHEQLRNFVKQSNDYRNKSLKLTIVDSLFYPFIMVLVGLSNVLIVFVGGQEIMSGRLTPGNITEFILYVSMLTWPVMALGWTTSQTQRAAASQQRINEFLNTKTDLVSTKNLEHEIAGDIHFRNVSFDYPDTGIKALKNFNLSVKSGETVAILGTTGSGKSTVANLLMRLYDPTEGDISIDGIPIKDFKLQSLRGQMGYVPQDVFLFSDSIESNVSFGSTEMSFEKIEQATKDADLYANIIEFPEGFNTRVGERGITLSGGQKQRLSIARAIARDPKILILDDCLSAVDTQTENTILNNMSRIMKDRTSVIISHRVSSAKLADFIIVLDEGRIVEQGTHELLMDQNGVYKELYEKQLQGEEV